The genome window TGTCGCACCTGAACCTGAATTTTGCTATTGGACTTGCTAGTCACGGATCGGCCAAAACAGAAACCATGTTTGAGCATAGGGTGGTTCATAAGTGACTTGAAAACTTTAAGCCAACCTTAGGCCAATGATCGATTTTTACCTTACAGGGTTAAGAGGGGTCATGGGAATTTGCTCATCCAGCATACAAGTGTTTTGTGGACACAGAGAAGGCCTATGAATATGGCTCCAGGAGGAGTATGGGGTACCAGGGCTGTTGCTATCAGCCGTCAGGTCTCATGTAGCCAGAGTGGGAGCTGTATGTTGTCAGTGGGTGTTGGGCTCTGCCAGTATTGTCCCTTGTCACTGGCTATGTTTGTGATTTTCATATCTCAAGGTGAGCTGGGGGAGGAGAGCGTTCAATCGATCTTTGCTGATGGTTCTGATGGCTTCATCGCACTGCGACCTTCAGGATGCACTGGGGTGGTCTGCAGTTGGATGTGAAGAGGACAGGATGAGtctgaggccatggttctcTGCTGGAAAACGATGGATTGCTCCCACTGGGTTGGGAGTGAGTTGCTGCCCCAAATGAAGGAGTTCAAGCATCTCATGGAATTGTTCACCAGCGATGGCAAATTGGAGTGCGAGATCAACAGGCACTTCGGCGCAGCAATGCAGGTGTTGTATGGGACTGTCTTTGTATCTACTGGTTGATTATGTTCCAACACTCACCTATTCTCATGAACTCCGCTTAGTGACAGAAAGAATGAGATAGTGGATGCAAGCGACCAAAATGAGGCTCACCCTTAGAGACAGGGTAAGGAGCTCAGATATCCggagggagctgctgctgctgctgctcctccacgtcgaaCAGAGCCAGTTGAGGTGGTTCAGGCATCTGATCAGGATGCCTCCTGGCTGCCTTCCACTGGGGTTTTCTGGGCATGTCCAACAGGAAGGAGACACCAGAGTAGATTCAAAACACGCTGGGGGGTTTGTACATCATATCTGTGGCCTACTATGGAGTCTCACATGCATTCCAGTTTGTGTAATTGGACACCCAATTGTGATAATATATTCAACATGTCACCACAGAGCCAGAGGACAAGTGAGAACCCACTGAATACTGCCTTTGGTGTCAGTATGAATTCACGTCCTGACAGGAGCTCGAGGACTGTAGACCAGTACTGGGGTTATGAATGAGAGACGGCATTCATCACGATGCCTTACTGATTGACTGCTGCACTACAATAACATTTGTATGAAATCATTAAGTCAGCTCTTTCTAGATCATAACTGTCACTGTGGCATTTCAAGTCCAAGTGCTCACTTATCAGATAATATGACTGAATTCTAGATATGAAACCATTACTAGCTGAACTCAAGTCTTCTTGATAAATTTACTGACTGATTGCCAGTCTGTAAAGCCATTTTACTTTgacaagtaaaaaacaaaacctaagTACAGACACAATGCTCATGAATACATGTTCAGCTGAAGTTATTCCTTCACAAAAAGCAGTGATAGTAAACCCAGTCACACAGAAGTCCAAAACAACAGATACATTTTAACCAATAGTATTTAATGGTTTATGCAACTCTCTGCTAAGGCCCAATCTCCCCCCAACAGTACTATTAGGCAGACCAGTCCCTTGCATTTTATTGgccaaaaataaattcaaacatacctaaataaatatgtgtgtttatggtaGGGGggtcaatcaaaacaataacagttCTAATTAAAGGCAActtgaaaaacacaacagttttcTCCATAAAACTGGTTAAatttaaaagttttttaaaaaaatgtaaaagggGTCGCTTCTCACCAGCCTCCACGCCATATCAAGTAGCACGACTCTAAAACCTTTCATTATAAAAACTGAGGTGGAACACTGCCACCAGCTGGAAGTTATAAGCTTTGGTCACTGGAGTTTGACGAGGAGACGGCAGGGGGTAAGGGGGATAGTAGCGTCTGTCCCTCCTCGTCACAAACTATCTGGGTCTGGAATTGAAGTGGGGCAGGGGATCCCAGAACAGCGGGTTGGATGGCATAGTGCCATAGATATTTAGGGTTGAATACAATAACAGGCCAGACTGATTCTCTCAGTAAGGTTCAAGGAGAtgagaacaaacaaaatgtttgcacTTGGGGAGTTGAGACTACCTCGGACCAGAATGGCTCATGCAtgggtgtatgtgtgagtgCGTATGGGTATGAGATCTTCTGCAGTCCTTCCCGTCTGGCCAAGCTGAAGCAGTTCTatacttctttttattttctcttttttaagcagaaaagaaaatccCAAACACTGAACCCCACTTTTCACCATCACAGTGCCAAACCTCGCCCTTTGCTGTGTGAGTCGTCTAGGGCTTTGACCCCCAGAACAATGCCACCCTTCTGAGACACGAGGACAGGTAGGCTGGGGTGGGTGGACATGAGAGGGATGAAAGGTGACGTGGGTCTTCCTTCCCAACCAATCCATGACTTCTCACCCACCCCTTGCTGCCGTCTGACCGGTTTCTCTTGGGTTCTTCATGGCAAGGTGGGGTGGTGTCGGGAGGGGGACGCAGTATGGCGTCGCCCACACCCAGCTCTTTCAAATGGTTCAGTCAGTTAAGGGGCGTGGGCTCAGTTTGAGGCGCTGCTGTTGGAGGAGCTGGATGTGGAGGCCACGGCCATGCCCGAGGTGCCCGAGGATGCCACCGACTTGCGGATGTGGGGCATAAGGAAGGGGTCACTGGCCAGCTGGTGCACATCTATGCGATCCTCCTTGCGGTAGACTAGACAGCGCCTTATAAAGGcctagagagagacagaataagcgtaactgagaaaataaaatatcttaCGCACAGATTTCAGCCTTTGTGACAAGATAAAGACTTCCAAAATACATCcatcccaaaaaaaaaatccctcctATAAACTATGTATGTGAACAGTAGCTGTGAGAGAACACATGCAAGGTATTGTGGGAGTTGAAAATGCATAGAGGCGATGAAAACATTAGcttgacaaaacaaaagcagtgagGTGAGACAGTCCAGTACCTTAGCTTCAGGTGTGACTACTGGTTTAGGGGGAAACTGCACATCTGTTGCCTTCAGTATGGTGTTCTCCTGCAGGATGTCCTGCTGGGACTGGTTGTGGCCAAAGGGCTAGTGAGCAAGGAGAAGAAGCGTCACACAACGAAACATAAAccaaataaagagaaaagggaggacTCAAGTGTGTTATGTTGGTGTTCAGTACTGTCCATCATAAAGTCACTCAATCTTCTTTTGTCTAAAAGGAAGATTGTCACATAGGTGACATATTACACTTGATTACCTTCTCCTGAAAGCTTTTTTTAAGCAAGTGTTAATGTATCAAGAGAAGCAATGTGTTTAcagaaaattacagaaaatcCTTAATTAtgttaaatacagtaaaaattaAATTCATATAACCGAAGGTATCCCAGTTGCACTTTATAACACAATAATAACTCAAATGTACGGTTacaacagtttttatttttgagtgTGACTCCTACCTTGCGGCCATACAAACACTGGTAGAAAATGACTCCCACAGACCACACATCCACCTTGTTGGAGATTTTGGGTGGTTCCTTCCCAACCACAAAGCACTCAGGGGGCAGGTACCTAAAGGGGAAAAGGTGAGCCATGTTAAAACAAGTTTCAACAtatgaaaatgtgcatttttttcatcttgtgtAAGGTTGTCCCTTTGTCCCTAAGGTTGTTCTGTAATTATGGTTTGATATTACTGTTATGTTTAATAACCACCTATGCATTAATAAGTCAAATCTGCAACTTGCATGTTCTTTGCATGATTTTGGGAAATGACACGCACTCTACTCTTGATGAATTTATCATCTCTTCCATTGCTGCTAAAATAAAAACCCCTGCATGTGAACTGTTCAGCCTGGACTGCTGCTTCTGGCAAACTAGAGTCAGTCCAGTGTGTTGTCCATTCTGGTTTTCCCGCTATAACATAAAATGTGTCCACACAGCAAAATGAAGACTTTTACTTGCTAATGCACGGTGTTGTGTGAAACCATTCAAGCATGGAGAAATATCGTATTTCAGCACTGACTACCTGACATAAAGTCGGCCCTTGAGGACTGAGGCTCAgtggtaaaaaataaacagcacaatCATTACATAACAGATGACGGCACCCCTGCGGCAGCGTGTCATCTCCCAGCGTAAATCTTACCAGTATGTCCCTGCTCCCTGTGACGTCAGCTCCATCCCGTCCACTGAGTTGTAGCTGTCATCATCCATGATCTTCGACAGGCCAAAATCTGTGATCTTGATCTCCCCGCAGGCAGTGCCATTCACCAAGAGGATATTacctgagcaggaggaggaaaggatTTACAGGcatcaaagaaaatgtcagcatAGCTCAGATTTATATTGACATactgaataaaaatgacaattatACTCTGATGATGATTGTTTGTTTTCCTATGTTAATATTATACCTGCTCAAATTAATCCTGAGGGAATGCTGCAGGCAAACCATCTAAATTCTTAAATAATGCatgattttatatatttactgtcaacaacaacagattTTAATAGACTCAGTTCAACTTGGTCCAATCAGCTGTGACGACCAAATCATATATATAATTGGCCCATTTACATCTCTTCTTGTAAATAACCAGTGTTTGGTACCATGTGAACCAGAGGAATAACTCCCAATCAGCACTATtatagctgcagcagcatgtcaaGTGGTTAATTAAATGATAGTTTAACTGATAATTTAATTTCAAGTAGAACTGTGCCAAGAAATTTGAAATGACATCATGTAAGCTCTCAGATGTAAGAGCCATTGTGGTGCGGAGACCCACCAGGTTTAAGGTCGTAGTGGATAATGGGCGGTCTGATCTCATTGAGGTACTTGAGGGCGTTAACAATCTGCATGATGATGGAGCGGCCCTCTTTCTCTGACATGAGCTTGTGCTGCTTCAGATAGAAGTCCAAGTCGTTGCCCTCGCAGTACTCCAGGACTGTGCAGAACCTGCTCCAAGACAAGGGGAGAGGTATTGGTGCATCAAATCAAGACAAAGTTAAGGCTCTACAATGTGTTCTGGCTCAAAATTAACACAATGTGCATTAATGTCAGCACATGTAAGTTGAAAGGAACACATTTGTTTAAAAGGGAATGGCTTACGAGTCAGTGTCAAGCGAAAAGTAGTCGTAGAGTTTAACTATTCGTGGGTGGTCCAGCTCTTTATGGATTCTATATTCTCTGCACGCATGTCTGAAACAAAGAGCATGGTCAACATTTACAtcattgttttaaatgtaaatattacaCACAGTCAATCTGATTGGATAATGAACAATTAACAGAACATCATTCATAGCCACAGtaagtttttgttaaaaattgCACATCACTCACTTGTGATAATTTTCCTTCTTCTCATCCCTCCAGTTCTTGTTTAACTGGTGGATTTTGACCGCAACATACCTTTGCTCTGTTAAGTCAAAGGCCTGGAAAATAAACGTCCCATATTAGTTAGGAACTGCGTATGGCATTACTTTGTTTTCGCTGGAGTGAGACTCTTGCTTCACATTAACAGGCTGtgttcattcatcatttttacagtGATGACAGCAGATTCTTGGAACAACTCTCACATTCTGGCACAATCATTTACTTTGAAATGTTGATGATGTCAGCTTGGTGTAATGTAATGAAACACGCATCCTCAAATATTTTCCAAAGTATGCGCCGCACAGCCACTGCAGTCACATTATGATATAAGTATGGTAGTGTTCACCAGTGCAACACCGCAGGCTCTGACCTCAAGACCACAACTTTGAATCAAAATCTCAAATTCTTTCAAACAACAGGAAACTGGTACTTATTGCAAGGCTACTGTGGCCTATGAGATTGCACCAAATTGTGCATGTCTTTATGATATTCTTTGTCTTCACTGAATTAATaacaaaatgtctttataaTGTAAACTATTATCAAAACGAAAAGGTTCTGATGTAATAAGGCAAGATCGAGTTTCTCTCACCTTGTAAACTTCACTGAAACCTCCCCTTCCAAGTAAATGGAGAAGCAGGTATCGGTCATTTAGCGTGGGGTGATCTTTGAATCTGTACAGGGTGAGAAACAATTAATTAGCTGCTTAATTGAACAGAGCAGAGTCACATCATTAGACTGACCAGTAAAGGACCATAAAAGAAGAGATCGTACTGAGAATTATCCTCATTGTGGATCCTTTTCAGTTCGCGAATGTGCAGGTTCCGCACTCGCTCCAACCTCTCCAGCTCCGCCTGgatctctgcctcctcctgcaaAAGGCATCAAAACAGTATCAAGACCTGTGCAATTAACAAAACATTGAAATACCACAATAACCTGTTGTCACgtaaaacttttaaaaatataaGATATATTTATGTACACATCAGTCATTACCTTCTTAAGATGGCCTAGTCTTAGCTTAAAGATTTCCTCTTGCTCGTGATACTCTGCTTGTGATAACCTGCGGGGACACAGAGCCGACCTTAAGCAAATTTGAATATGCATGCTGGGGAAATAACAGCCAATATATAAGAGAAgataaacagcaaacaaaagcagcgtACGCTTCACTTTCTGTCCCATTGGTTTTGCTTTTGCGTTTGTTTTGCTCCAGGCTTGGGGGCGGAGTCTGGGCCATGGAGGGCGGCTTGCGTTTGGCCAGcagtttcctctgtctttcAATGTCCTCTCGCTGGGAATTGATTCTTTCTTGTTGTCTGAGAACAGATGACAAATTGCAAAACATATAGACTTAACCTGGTTTGGCCTCTTGAAGTAATCTAgcacagctgtttaaaaatggTGATAAAGTCCTCACTTGATAAGGTTTTGGAAGGCATATCCATCTGTCCactgctcagtgaaagatgctCCATGTCTCACTGTGGTGAAGTGACCCAGTCGAAGCCTGTCCTGCATGCTTTTGTCCCGGCACGCCATCTTCTCTTGTTTGGACTGGAGGAAGGGCAGAGAAATACGGGCATCAAATCAGAGATGGTGATTCCATGTGGCTTAAATCAGGACTTCCAAAACTAGCTCACATCAAAAACGCACAATGATCAATTGACTGTGGAAATAACAAAATGACAATAAGTCACAGTGCTATTAGATGAACATACTTTTTCAATCAGCAGCTTCTTGGACATGGTCACACACTTATTTAAGCGTTCTTTGTATCGTTCCAGCATCCTCTGCTGTTCATCAATCTGTCTCCTCAGATCACAGTTTGCCTGGAGGagaacatacaaacaaacagggaAAAGCTCAGGTAAAAAGTATGAACAAAAGTTTTCATTGGTTTATGCTTTACAGAAAGGAGGAAGGTGTCAGCTCTAACATGCCTTGGCTGAAAAACCAAAAAGGAGAACATGATAGTCTCTAAACCATTGGAAATGGCAAGCAGAGGAGCAGGGATGAAATGTAATGAGATTAGTACCCGCAGCAAATCGTCTATTCGgccctccttcttctccaggTCAGAGTTCTTGTTGTTCTCCATTGCTGTTAGTTTCTCTATAGTAAGGTCAGACTACAGGGTACAGTGAGCACAAAAAACAGTATTTAGGTTAATGATGGATCATTCTGTATCAGTAAACAACTGCAGTACAACAAGGAGTCCAAACTAACAAACTCTTCCAGCTGCTGATGATTCTTCATTTGTAAGTTATTGGTTTATGTACCGATTACATAACAACTTCCTTCtgaaatatgtaatataatgAGTTAAATTGGATAAATGGCCAGCCAGCTCTGATGCCATGTCAAGTACCTGTGTGGCTTTGTGGAGCATGTGAAGAGAAGCAGGCTTCATTGAACACGATGAGTGCTCGGTGTTGGCTGAGCTTACGGAGGAGGGGCTTCCCTGCTGCACCTGGGAGGCAGAGACATTCATCAAATAAATACCTTGCACATACAGTGGGTGGCTTAATGTGTGAATGTCAAGACATGAAAGAATTTATTGGGACTTGCTGCTGTTAGTCATGATAAAACACGAGACCAATCTGGCAAAAGAATTTTGCACGAATATGAGGACCCCAAATTGTAGAAACTCGAATTAAGTCATAGTCAGAAGTATGTGAAATTGGGttaaattcacagaaaaaacactttaGAACCCTCCAATTTATTTCAAGACTTTTGAgtgattcattttatttgagaAGATATAAGGCCTCCAGTTCACAAAAAAGAATCCAACACAAGCACGAGCAGGCTCATCTAAACTCTTCAGGCATTTGAGCGTGTAGATGTCGGTCCATTTGCATTTGTATCCGTATTCATTTCTACATGTTCCCTGTCATTATTGCTTTCCTCGGTTTTTGCCTTTCTTGGAACTTTGGCCGATAATGACAGCTGTAAACGCACTTTATGACTTATCGTGGTTACACACTGATTCTGTACAAAGAGTGTTTGCAGAGCACATCAGGTTCTTCCCACCTGTAAACAAACTTGACCCACTGATGTTAATAACAAGCGTGAAAGAGTGAATGGCAGGAAAGAGTGTTAGGAGATAAGAAAGCATGAGAAAGACCATAGAGCAAAGCATGCTCACCGTGACAGGGGGGTTGGAGAGGGAGTGTTGTGGGGAAGAGCGGACCACTGGTGGAATTCCCCTGGCAGGGCTGGTACCAGGACCGCTACCTCCCGCAAACTGACAGACACGtaaagacagaagaggaaagcAGTTCAATGGAAAGATCAAGATGGAAAAAAGGGGGTTAGAAAGTAAGTATGAAAAGTTACTCAATTCTGAAGCATTGTAGAGGACGTGAGGCCTGTTAGATACACACTCAGAACAACAAAGAAAGTACCTTCTGCCACTCACCTCAAAATAATCACTAATTTTATGTCCCCTTGCTCCTGCTTTGCCTagaagagagaggcagggagttCAGAGAGAGGCTGATGTGTGGGGATACATGATGAGAGGATCACAGCAGTGGGACAATCCTACCTTGGCTGCCGTCAAAATGGTCTGCTTTCCGTTTTCTCACTCTCTggtcatttgcttttttctcagGAGTCTGTCAGAAAGGTACAGTGAATCAACCGCATGTCTAATAAAGTCACACAGAGAGACGGTTGACTTAAAAAAATCCATCCTGTATGTGACAGAGACTAACCTCTAGCTCCTTGTCACTGAGCGAGCCCACACTGCATAGACTCTGATTGGATGACTCATTTTGGTTCTGACCCGAGCCCTGTTAAATGaggcaaacaaaccaaacaaaaaataaagcacGAGGAgcaattaaatacaaaaatgcATGAAAGATCAAAGTGATATGCGTGCGGAAAACTGTATTTGCAAAatatgtacacatgcacatcGTTGTGTATGCATGCTGATGTGAGAGACAGCACATGGGAGTTAGAAAACTCGGAGAAAAAAGGGGTGAGAAACTACGGGACAGGATGGGGATTTTTGGCTAAGTACTGTCACCGTTCACTTCCCACTGAATCTAGACCTGCATCAGTCCTAATGCCGGTTCCCTAGGTGATGCCTGTCAGTCAAATGAATCACATCAGAATTCAGCAGGCACTGCCCAATCAGGGAGAGATACTTAGTCATTCAGAGCACACTAGAGCTCTCTCACTGAACCCTCCTAAAATGGCTGAACATTAGGCATGCTGCTGAGGAAGtattcctccctctgtctgtcacctTTAGATAATGTCATCCATTTTTCTCCTGCTCACCATGGTCTTAactgttcttttcttctctctctggagAACGCCAGTGAAGGATGCTTTTCTTGATCTAAGAATGGCAGCTTGTTTTTACTCCCCCCTCTCCTCAAAAGATATCCTGGTTGTTTGATCAGACTTGTTcaaaaggaaacacattttccaaCAATTTTAGTAGGCACCTCCCTGTTCCATTACCAAGAGGTGTCCTAGTTGTTCGACCTTAAAGGACaa of Chelmon rostratus isolate fCheRos1 chromosome 17, fCheRos1.pri, whole genome shotgun sequence contains these proteins:
- the tlk2 gene encoding serine/threonine-protein kinase tousled-like 2 isoform X1; translated protein: MMEELHSLDPRRQELLEARFTGVGVAKGSGQNQNESSNQSLCSVGSLSDKELETPEKKANDQRVRKRKADHFDGSQGKAGARGHKISDYFEFAGGSGPGTSPARGIPPVVRSSPQHSLSNPPVTVQQGSPSSVSSANTEHSSCSMKPASLHMLHKATQSDLTIEKLTAMENNKNSDLEKKEGRIDDLLRANCDLRRQIDEQQRMLERYKERLNKCVTMSKKLLIEKSKQEKMACRDKSMQDRLRLGHFTTVRHGASFTEQWTDGYAFQNLIKQQERINSQREDIERQRKLLAKRKPPSMAQTPPPSLEQNKRKSKTNGTESEALSQAEYHEQEEIFKLRLGHLKKEEAEIQAELERLERVRNLHIRELKRIHNEDNSQFKDHPTLNDRYLLLHLLGRGGFSEVYKAFDLTEQRYVAVKIHQLNKNWRDEKKENYHKHACREYRIHKELDHPRIVKLYDYFSLDTDSFCTVLEYCEGNDLDFYLKQHKLMSEKEGRSIIMQIVNALKYLNEIRPPIIHYDLKPGNILLVNGTACGEIKITDFGLSKIMDDDSYNSVDGMELTSQGAGTYWYLPPECFVVGKEPPKISNKVDVWSVGVIFYQCLYGRKPFGHNQSQQDILQENTILKATDVQFPPKPVVTPEAKAFIRRCLVYRKEDRIDVHQLASDPFLMPHIRKSVASSGTSGMAVASTSSSSNSSASN
- the tlk2 gene encoding serine/threonine-protein kinase tousled-like 2 isoform X2; this translates as MMEELHSLDPRRQELLEARFTGVGVAKGSGQNQNESSNQSLCSVGSLSDKELETPEKKANDQRVRKRKADHFDGSQGKAGARGHKISDYFEVQQGSPSSVSSANTEHSSCSMKPASLHMLHKATQSDLTIEKLTAMENNKNSDLEKKEGRIDDLLRANCDLRRQIDEQQRMLERYKERLNKCVTMSKKLLIEKSKQEKMACRDKSMQDRLRLGHFTTVRHGASFTEQWTDGYAFQNLIKQQERINSQREDIERQRKLLAKRKPPSMAQTPPPSLEQNKRKSKTNGTESEALSQAEYHEQEEIFKLRLGHLKKEEAEIQAELERLERVRNLHIRELKRIHNEDNSQFKDHPTLNDRYLLLHLLGRGGFSEVYKAFDLTEQRYVAVKIHQLNKNWRDEKKENYHKHACREYRIHKELDHPRIVKLYDYFSLDTDSFCTVLEYCEGNDLDFYLKQHKLMSEKEGRSIIMQIVNALKYLNEIRPPIIHYDLKPGNILLVNGTACGEIKITDFGLSKIMDDDSYNSVDGMELTSQGAGTYWYLPPECFVVGKEPPKISNKVDVWSVGVIFYQCLYGRKPFGHNQSQQDILQENTILKATDVQFPPKPVVTPEAKAFIRRCLVYRKEDRIDVHQLASDPFLMPHIRKSVASSGTSGMAVASTSSSSNSSASN